GCGGCGCCACCGGCAGAGCGAACGGGCAGCCGGCCTCTTTGAGCAGCAGGTGCACCGCCAGCACGTCAGACGGCGTACGCGCCATGGAGATCACATAGGCGGCGATGGATCCCTGCGGCGCTTCGGCGATCACCCGGCAGGTTTCCAGCACTTCCTGCGTATTTTCACTCGGTTGCCACTGCAGCGGCACCAGCGGACGCTTGGAGTTCAGCTCGCGGATCAGGAACGCCTGTTTATCCGCTTCTGACCAGCTCTCATAATCGCCCAGGCCCAGATAGCGCGTCAGTTCGGCGATGGCTTCGGTGTGGCGGGTGCTCTCCTGACGTACGTCGATGCGCACCAGCGGCACGCCGAAGCAGCGCACGCGGCGCAGGGTATCGAGCAGCTGGCCGTTGGCGATGATGCCCATGCCGCAGGCGACCAACGACTGATAGCAGGCGAACAGCGGTTCCCACAGCTGCTCGTTACTTACCAGCAGGTCGTGTGGCTTCAGCATGCGTTCGCCTTTCAGGCGGCCTTCCAGATAGGTCTGCGAACCGATCAACTGGCTGCGCAGGCGCTTCATGATCTCACGGTATGGCTCCTGCACCGACTCGCCGCCGGCCAGCTCGCGCAGTTCCGGCGTACATTCGGTCATCGACAGTTCCGAGACCAGCACCTGAATATCGCGGGTGAACAGGTCGCAGGCTTTCCAGCGGCTCAACAGCAGCACGTGGCGGGTGATTTCTGCGGTGACGTTCGGGTTGCCGTCACGGTCGCCGCCCATCCAGGAGGTAAAGCGTACCGGTACGGCCTCCACCGGCAGACGGTAGTCGATGGCGTTTTCCAGCTGTTCGTTAAATTCGCGCAGGAAGGCCGGCACGCCTTCCCACAGGCTGTTCTCCACCACCGCAAAACCCCACTTGGCTTCATCGATCGGCGAAGGGCGGTTTTTACGGATTTCATCGGTGTGCCATGACTGCGCCACCAGCTGACGCAGACGGCGCATGATTTTGTTGCGCTCGTAGTCGGCCAGATCGTTGTGGTCCAGCTGGCTGAGGCAGGTATTCACTTCGACCAGTTTGTGGATCAGGGTGCGGCGGGTGATTTCCGTCGGGTGGGCGGTGAGCACCAGCTCGATGGAGAGTTGATCCACGGCATCGCACAGCTCTTTGTTACTGAGTTTTTTGCCTTTCAGGCGGCTGAACAGCTGCGCCATTGCTTCCGGATTGCTGGCGGCCTCGCCGTGCGGCGAAATGCTGTGATACTGCTCGGCCACGTTGGTTAAATTGAGGAATTGGCTGAAAGCGCGCGCTACGGGCAGCAGCTCATCGTTGGACAGGTTTTGCAGCGTAGTGAGCAGTTCCTGACGATGCGCCTCATTGCCTGCGCGTGAAGATTTGGAAAGTTTACGGATGGTTTCAACACGATCGAGAATATGCTCGCCCAGCGCTTCTTTAATGGTTTCGCCGAGCAATTTGCCGAGCATACTGACATTACTTCGCATTGCCGAATATTGTTCGTTCATATAACCCCTGACCCAATCTGTACGTATTTGCATACCTTTCATGTGCGGGATGTATCTGTTTTGGCTGTTGTCCCTGATGCCTGGATACCACCCCGGGTGCATTTAGGTATCTGTTGTAAGTAAATTTCACGTGTCAGGCAAAGGAAGCCTGTTTTATCGCACCACGTGTCTGTCCAATGGTTAATTGACACTATTTTCAGCAAAAAAACATCAAAATCATCGTTTTTTCTGAAATTTAATTACAGCCTGCGGCTTATCAGTCTGGCTAATTACGCACGGGCTTACGCCTTTCAGCAAGGGGCATGATAGGTCATTGCCCCTATGATTTCGTTGGTTTATTGATGGCAGAAGTGATCGACCAGCTGGCCGATCAGCGTGCGGGTTGGTTCAATAAAGGCGGTATCAATGTATTCATCCGGCTGGTGCGCCTGGTTGATGGAGCCGGGGCCCAGCACCAGCGTCGGGCACACTTCCTGGACGAACGGCGCTTCGGTGCAGTAGTTAACCACCTCAGTGCGTGAGCCCAGCAGCTGCTCGATCACTGCCACCAGATGGTGATCGGTCGGGCACTCGTAGCCGGGGATCGGCGGATGCAGTTCATCAATGCTCAGCCGGCCCGGCCAGCGTTCGCTGACCGGCGCCAGCGCGCTGTGCATCAGCTCATTAATATTCTCCAGCGTCATGCCCGGCAGCGGACGGATATCCAGATGCAGTTCACAACAGGCGCAAATACGGTTTGCCGCATCGCCGCCATGAATATGCCCGAAGTTCATCGTCGGATACGGCACGGCAAACGCCGGATTGTTATAGCGTTCCTGCAGGGTGTTACGCAGTTCCATCAGATGGCCGA
The nucleotide sequence above comes from Serratia rhizosphaerae. Encoded proteins:
- the ppc gene encoding phosphoenolpyruvate carboxylase → MNEQYSAMRSNVSMLGKLLGETIKEALGEHILDRVETIRKLSKSSRAGNEAHRQELLTTLQNLSNDELLPVARAFSQFLNLTNVAEQYHSISPHGEAASNPEAMAQLFSRLKGKKLSNKELCDAVDQLSIELVLTAHPTEITRRTLIHKLVEVNTCLSQLDHNDLADYERNKIMRRLRQLVAQSWHTDEIRKNRPSPIDEAKWGFAVVENSLWEGVPAFLREFNEQLENAIDYRLPVEAVPVRFTSWMGGDRDGNPNVTAEITRHVLLLSRWKACDLFTRDIQVLVSELSMTECTPELRELAGGESVQEPYREIMKRLRSQLIGSQTYLEGRLKGERMLKPHDLLVSNEQLWEPLFACYQSLVACGMGIIANGQLLDTLRRVRCFGVPLVRIDVRQESTRHTEAIAELTRYLGLGDYESWSEADKQAFLIRELNSKRPLVPLQWQPSENTQEVLETCRVIAEAPQGSIAAYVISMARTPSDVLAVHLLLKEAGCPFALPVAPLFETLDDLNNADDVMTQLLNIDWYRGFIQGKQMVMIGYSDSAKDAGVMAASWAQYRAQDALIKTCEKAGVALTLFHGRGGSIGRGGAPAHAALLSQPPGSLKGGLRVTEQGEMIRFKFGLPEVTISSLALYTGAILEANLLPPPEPKKEWRTLMDELSDTSCQMYRGYVRENPEFVPYFRAATPELELGKLPLGSRPAKRRPNGGVESLRAIPWIFAWTQNRLMLPAWLGAGAGLQEAVKAGKQEQLATMCRDWPFFSTRIAMLEMVFAKADLWLAEYYDQRLVDESLWPLGKQLREQLESDIKVVLAIANDDNLMEDLPWIAESIALRNVYTDPLNVLQAELLHRSRQQEENGQQDARVEQALMVTIAGVAAGMRNTG